The DNA window GCTACCTCGACTTCATGGCCGGCATCGGCGTGGCGTCCACCGGCCACTCCCACCCCGCGGTGGTGAAGGCCATCCACGACGCCGCCGACCGCTTCCTCCACATCTGCGGCACCGACTTCTATTACGACTCGTTCTCCCAACTGTGCGCGCGGCTGGCCAGCTACCTGCCGGAGATGGGCCCCAAGCGGGTCTTCCTCACCAACTCCGGCACGGAGGCGGTGGAGGGCGCGCTCAAGCTGGCGCGTCACCACACGCGGCGACAGTACGTGGTGGCCTTCAAGGGCGGCTTCCACGGCCGCACCATCGGCGCCATCTCGCTCAACTCCTCCAAGGTGGCCCAGCGCGCCTTCTTCGGCCCGCTGCTGCCCGGCGTCATCCACATCCCCTACGCGAACCCGTACCGGTGCGCCAACGGGTGTGAGCCGTACACCTGCGGCGACGCGTGCAACCCGGCGCTGGCGCTGGAGCGCGAGTGGTTCGTCAATCACGTGGACCCTCGCGAGGTGGCGGCCATCTTCGTGGAGCCCATCCTGGGTGAGGGCGGCTACGTCGTCCCGCCCGCGGGCTTCCTCCAGCACCTGCGCCGCATCTGCGACGCGCACGGCATCCTGCTCGTGTTCGACGAGGTGCAGTCGGGCATCGGGCGCACGGGCCGCATGTTCGCGGCCGAGCACTTCAAGGTGATGCCGGACATCCTGCTGTCCGCCAAGGGCATCGCCTCCGGCATGCCGCTGGGCGCCATCATCGCCCGGGAGTCGGTGATGACGTGGCCTCGCGGCTCGCACGGCAGCACCTACGGCGGCAACCCCGTGTGCTGCGCGGCGGCGCTGGCCACGCTGGACGTGGTGGAGGGGTTGCTCGACTCCGTGCTCGCCACGGGCGAAGTGCTCCAGCGCGGACTGAGGGCCTTGCAGTCGCGCTTCCCCGTCATCGGCGACGTGCGCGGCGTGGGCCTCATGGTGGGCGCGGAGTTCGTGGCCCCCGAGACGCGCGAGCCCGCCGGGGCGTACGTGGCCGTGCTGGAGCAGCTCGCCTTCCGGAAGGGGCTGCTCCTCCTGTCGTGCGGCAAGTCCACCATCCGCTTCGCGCCCCCGCTGGTGGTGGGCAGGCACGAGGTGGACGTCATGCTGGGCATTCTCGAGCAGTGCCTGCGAGAGCTCCCGCTCCCCGCCACCGCTTCTCCTCAAGCCGCCGTCGCCGGCGTGAAGCTCTGACACCCCACGAGGCGCCCCATGAACAAGCTCTGTTCGATGCGAGAGGCCATCTCCGCGAGCGTGAAGCACGGCAGCTCGCTCGTGATTGATGGCTTCACCCACCTCATCTGCTTCGCGGCCGGCCACGAAATCATCCGCCAGGGCATCCAGGACCTGACGGCCATCCGCCTCACCCCGGACCTCGTCTATGACCAGCTCATCGAGGCGGGCGCGGTGCGAAAGCTCGTCTTCAGCTGGGCGGGCAACCCCGGCGTGGGCAGCCTCCACGCGCTGCGCAGGCGCAGCGAGGCGTCCTCCTCCGAGCGGCTGGAGCTGGAGGAGTACTCCCACTTCGGACTGCTGTCGCGGCTGCTCGCCGCGAGCGCGGGGCTGCCGTTCTGGCCCCTGAGCAACTACCAGGGCGGCGACATCGCCCGGGTGAATCCCTCCATCAAGACGGTGCGCTGTCCGTACACGGGGAGGGAGCTCGCCACCGTGCCCGCGCTCCATCCGGACGTGGCCATCATCCACT is part of the Myxococcus landrumus genome and encodes:
- a CDS encoding acetyl ornithine aminotransferase family protein encodes the protein MNKLYPEVKVAPPGPNAQAIIAMDQRHSSPSYIKEYPLVVERGEGAWVHDVDGNRYLDFMAGIGVASTGHSHPAVVKAIHDAADRFLHICGTDFYYDSFSQLCARLASYLPEMGPKRVFLTNSGTEAVEGALKLARHHTRRQYVVAFKGGFHGRTIGAISLNSSKVAQRAFFGPLLPGVIHIPYANPYRCANGCEPYTCGDACNPALALEREWFVNHVDPREVAAIFVEPILGEGGYVVPPAGFLQHLRRICDAHGILLVFDEVQSGIGRTGRMFAAEHFKVMPDILLSAKGIASGMPLGAIIARESVMTWPRGSHGSTYGGNPVCCAAALATLDVVEGLLDSVLATGEVLQRGLRALQSRFPVIGDVRGVGLMVGAEFVAPETREPAGAYVAVLEQLAFRKGLLLLSCGKSTIRFAPPLVVGRHEVDVMLGILEQCLRELPLPATASPQAAVAGVKL
- a CDS encoding CoA transferase subunit A encodes the protein MNKLCSMREAISASVKHGSSLVIDGFTHLICFAAGHEIIRQGIQDLTAIRLTPDLVYDQLIEAGAVRKLVFSWAGNPGVGSLHALRRRSEASSSERLELEEYSHFGLLSRLLAASAGLPFWPLSNYQGGDIARVNPSIKTVRCPYTGRELATVPALHPDVAIIHCQRADAEGNAQVWGLLGSQKEVAFAARKVIVVAEEIVPTELIRKDPNRTLVPGIIVSHVVHEPWGCHPSFVQGFHDRDNDFYVKWEDISRQPETYRAWLEEFVYGVKDRQGYLSRLESGLLDKLRAKARVCAGVDYGY